One Mycobacterium kubicae genomic window carries:
- a CDS encoding ferredoxin, which yields MKIRVDRNRCSSIGMCEGLAPDFFEVRHDGQLNIVNPEPPECHRSLIEEAVSCCPTGALAVED from the coding sequence ATGAAGATCAGAGTCGACCGCAACCGATGCTCGTCAATCGGAATGTGTGAAGGCCTGGCTCCTGACTTCTTCGAGGTCAGGCACGATGGCCAACTCAATATCGTGAACCCCGAGCCACCGGAATGCCACAGATCACTCATCGAAGAAGCAGTATCGTGCTGCCCCACAGGCGCTCTCGCCGTCGAGGACTGA
- a CDS encoding BtrH N-terminal domain-containing protein — MARVEVPYRHELGGHCGSGALRDLTEWAGLRWGVHAPREGLVFALSGTLDFSYARSDELFPPVYLVGRGPDLEEQYLTNVGAQFEIRATDDGDLGWKWVTDQLDRRTPVMVWADIAHLPYLRARLSMSRHDIVITGYDDDRGVALVVDNDRDSVQLVPYEDLRRARSSTGFPVPTRHTAYIVDWPTTAPDLAAIAGPALIRSAQAMAAITDSRGLTVTRDPEAQKDGLDGVEHFAVDVAAWPDALDDHNLESALFALWAFIEKAGTGGGLFRALQADGCRSIANLLHSEAALEASRAAREVSTAWTEVARMAYNPGTPLRARAAATAAAAERVPDAEKRLTESLFAAGAALT; from the coding sequence ATGGCGCGCGTAGAGGTGCCTTACAGACACGAGCTCGGCGGCCACTGCGGGTCCGGTGCCCTCCGCGATCTGACCGAGTGGGCCGGACTCCGTTGGGGTGTGCACGCCCCCCGCGAAGGACTGGTTTTCGCGCTGAGCGGCACGCTGGATTTTTCCTATGCCCGTTCCGACGAGTTATTTCCGCCGGTGTACCTCGTTGGCAGGGGCCCCGATCTCGAAGAGCAATACCTCACTAATGTCGGTGCACAGTTCGAGATTCGCGCCACCGATGACGGCGACCTCGGGTGGAAGTGGGTGACCGATCAACTCGACCGCCGCACCCCCGTGATGGTTTGGGCCGACATTGCTCATCTGCCCTATCTGCGCGCACGGTTGAGCATGAGCCGCCACGACATTGTCATCACCGGCTACGACGACGACCGAGGCGTGGCCTTGGTCGTTGACAACGACCGAGATTCGGTCCAACTGGTCCCCTACGAGGATCTCCGTCGGGCACGGTCTTCGACCGGCTTTCCCGTGCCGACCCGTCACACCGCCTACATCGTCGACTGGCCGACTACGGCGCCGGACTTGGCGGCGATCGCCGGTCCCGCCCTTATCCGAAGCGCGCAGGCGATGGCGGCAATCACCGACAGCCGGGGTCTTACAGTCACTCGCGACCCTGAGGCACAGAAGGATGGACTCGATGGTGTCGAGCATTTCGCCGTCGACGTGGCGGCGTGGCCTGACGCCCTGGACGATCACAACCTCGAAAGCGCCCTGTTTGCGCTGTGGGCGTTCATTGAGAAGGCGGGGACGGGAGGGGGGTTGTTCAGGGCCCTGCAGGCCGACGGCTGTCGAAGCATCGCCAACTTGCTGCATTCCGAAGCCGCCCTGGAGGCGTCGAGGGCTGCTCGGGAGGTGTCGACCGCCTGGACCGAAGTAGCCCGGATGGCTTACAACCCAGGCACCCCACTGCGGGCTCGCGCCGCCGCCACTGCGGCCGCAGCCGAGCGTGTGCCTGACGCCGAAAAGCGGCTCACGGAATCGCTCTTCGCCGCCGGAGCGGCTCTGACGTAA
- a CDS encoding flavin-containing monooxygenase has product MNMTEQRSVKVAIIGAGMSGLCMAIKLQDAGIDSYTIFEQAEDVGGTWRDNTYPGLTCDIPSRYYSYSFRPNPNWSHLLPPGPEIQAYFQQVADERAIRPHIKFGAEVISARYDDERWRITTDDSEETFDVLVTATGVLRVPRYPDIPGQESFAGPVFHSAEWDHSVTLRDKRVGLIGTGSTGIQIIAELGGKVSRLTVFQRTAQWVFPMPNPHYSPLIQAALTRWPRLNGLGYWFWGLVVRRIFGRAPIRPGFQRRLVQTLCRWNLRLSVRDPQLRAKLTPKDQPMCKRQIMAGHFYRSVQQPGVEVINETIDHIEPRGVITADGTLHELDLLVYATGFDARAYVRPLTVVGERGLTLDEAWADGPTAYRSVAVPGFPNLFMLMGPHSPIGNQSLIPVAEDQADYVLWWINRIREGRIVAAAPTKLATKGYNDSMKAAMPQTIWVTGCNSWYLGKDGLPELFPWTPERHRELLRAPEIADFELR; this is encoded by the coding sequence ATGAACATGACGGAACAACGGTCAGTCAAAGTCGCAATCATCGGTGCGGGCATGTCGGGACTGTGCATGGCGATCAAGCTGCAGGACGCCGGCATTGACTCGTACACCATTTTCGAACAGGCCGAGGATGTCGGCGGCACATGGCGAGACAACACCTACCCGGGGCTAACCTGCGATATCCCATCGCGGTATTACTCCTACTCGTTTCGGCCCAACCCGAACTGGTCGCACCTGCTGCCGCCGGGGCCGGAGATCCAGGCCTATTTCCAGCAGGTGGCCGACGAACGGGCCATCCGCCCGCACATCAAGTTCGGCGCCGAGGTCATATCCGCCCGATACGACGACGAGCGGTGGCGGATCACGACCGACGACAGCGAAGAGACATTCGACGTCCTTGTCACCGCGACCGGCGTGCTCCGGGTGCCGCGCTATCCGGACATTCCCGGCCAGGAGAGTTTTGCCGGGCCGGTGTTCCACTCCGCGGAATGGGATCACTCCGTCACCTTGCGGGACAAGCGGGTCGGACTGATCGGGACGGGCTCGACAGGCATACAGATCATTGCCGAACTCGGGGGCAAGGTCAGTCGGCTCACCGTCTTCCAACGCACTGCGCAGTGGGTCTTTCCGATGCCCAATCCGCACTACTCACCGCTGATCCAGGCCGCGTTGACGCGGTGGCCGAGGTTGAACGGCCTGGGCTATTGGTTCTGGGGATTGGTGGTCAGGCGCATCTTCGGCCGCGCGCCGATCCGTCCGGGATTTCAGCGCCGCTTGGTTCAGACGCTATGTCGATGGAACCTGCGACTCTCGGTGCGCGACCCGCAGTTGCGCGCGAAACTCACCCCGAAAGATCAGCCGATGTGCAAGCGCCAGATTATGGCGGGACATTTCTACCGTTCGGTCCAACAACCGGGTGTGGAGGTGATCAACGAGACGATCGACCACATCGAGCCTCGCGGCGTCATCACGGCCGACGGTACCTTGCACGAACTCGACCTGCTGGTCTATGCCACCGGGTTTGACGCCCGGGCCTACGTGCGCCCGCTGACAGTGGTCGGGGAGCGTGGGCTCACCCTCGACGAGGCATGGGCCGATGGCCCCACGGCGTATCGGTCGGTCGCGGTGCCCGGATTCCCAAACTTGTTCATGCTGATGGGTCCGCATTCGCCGATCGGCAACCAGTCACTGATACCGGTCGCCGAGGACCAGGCTGATTATGTGCTGTGGTGGATTAACCGGATCCGTGAGGGCCGCATCGTCGCCGCCGCGCCCACCAAGTTGGCCACCAAGGGCTACAACGACAGCATGAAAGCAGCGATGCCACAAACAATTTGGGTTACCGGTTGCAACAGTTGGTACCTAGGCAAAGATGGGCTTCCCGAATTGTTTCCGTGGACACCCGAGCGGCACCGAGAACTATTGCGTGCACCTGAGATCGCAGATTTCGAACTCCGATGA
- a CDS encoding LLM class flavin-dependent oxidoreductase, translated as MSTYGLSVVAPELAAMKATAAAADQAGFDAVWASEFYTRSGSISMAAMATSTNRCRIGSSILYGIGRSPLVLATETRDLDELSGGRVVLGIGNGTKRMMSDWHSVTDTSAPALRVEELVPLIRRIWNLHEGPVRHEGRFYNMNLVPTGPVEPPARNIPIVTAAVRPRMCEAAGRVADGLAGHPLFTTAYVEEVVRPAVAKGAQRTGRDPNGVEIVSMVMCSIHDDPEIARREVAQQIAFYASVRTYEPLLDFCGFAKQGAVIREAFTRSDFQAMFNAVTDDMIDVMGVAGTADEVRNGLRRYEGVLDHIMLYPPSVGTAPERVGQNVDDLIKHCAPPNMPPASQLHARPGPR; from the coding sequence ATGAGTACTTATGGACTTTCAGTCGTCGCCCCTGAACTTGCCGCGATGAAGGCCACCGCCGCGGCTGCCGACCAGGCCGGGTTCGACGCCGTCTGGGCATCCGAGTTCTACACCCGGTCGGGATCCATCTCGATGGCGGCGATGGCAACCTCGACGAACAGGTGTCGCATCGGGTCGTCAATCCTCTACGGCATCGGACGTAGTCCGCTGGTCTTGGCGACCGAAACACGCGACCTCGACGAACTGTCCGGTGGTCGGGTCGTGCTCGGGATCGGCAACGGCACCAAACGGATGATGAGCGATTGGCACTCTGTCACCGATACCAGCGCCCCCGCCCTGCGCGTCGAGGAACTCGTACCCCTTATCCGGCGCATCTGGAACCTGCACGAAGGACCCGTCCGCCATGAGGGCCGTTTCTACAATATGAATCTCGTCCCCACCGGGCCGGTAGAACCCCCTGCGCGCAATATCCCCATCGTCACCGCCGCCGTGCGGCCGCGAATGTGTGAAGCCGCCGGACGGGTCGCTGACGGCTTGGCCGGGCATCCACTCTTCACCACCGCGTATGTGGAGGAAGTCGTGCGGCCTGCGGTGGCCAAGGGCGCACAACGCACCGGGCGCGACCCTAACGGCGTCGAGATCGTGTCGATGGTGATGTGCTCCATCCACGACGACCCCGAGATCGCTCGTCGCGAGGTAGCGCAGCAGATCGCATTCTACGCCTCGGTCAGGACCTACGAACCGCTGCTCGACTTCTGCGGATTCGCCAAGCAGGGTGCCGTCATCCGAGAAGCCTTCACCCGCAGCGACTTTCAGGCCATGTTCAACGCCGTCACCGATGACATGATCGACGTCATGGGTGTCGCCGGCACCGCTGACGAGGTTCGCAACGGGCTACGCCGCTACGAGGGCGTGCTAGACCACATCATGCTCTACCCACCGTCGGTAGGTACCGCGCCTGAGCGGGTCGGACAGAACGTCGATGATCTCATCAAGCATTGCGCCCCGCCCAATATGCCTCCGGCCTCCCAGCTGCACGCGCGACCCGGACCACGGTAG
- a CDS encoding TetR/AcrR family transcriptional regulator — translation MTDTVTVGRTRGGERRERILAAAAELIADRGYHAVSMADIGISAGVVGPAIYRHFDSKAGLLAALFEQVIDTLLRRASAIVEQSRDDREALTALVADHVALVMEKRELAIVYYREVHNLPDHRRSRLRRKQRLYVEEWVHVLGELRPELDETELRAVVHGAIGAIQSTLQYRDTGMPPERVSVLLARMGHAVLGVPPCESHSEDRASHALPQRRGRR, via the coding sequence GTGACCGACACAGTCACCGTCGGCCGCACGCGAGGAGGCGAGCGTCGCGAGCGGATTCTGGCGGCCGCCGCCGAACTCATCGCGGACCGTGGCTATCACGCTGTTTCTATGGCCGATATCGGCATCTCGGCAGGGGTCGTCGGTCCAGCGATCTACCGGCACTTTGACAGCAAGGCGGGCTTGCTGGCGGCACTGTTCGAACAAGTGATTGACACGCTGCTGCGACGGGCGTCGGCGATCGTTGAACAAAGCCGAGATGATCGCGAGGCGCTGACTGCCTTAGTAGCCGACCACGTTGCCCTGGTGATGGAGAAGCGCGAACTCGCCATTGTTTACTACCGAGAAGTCCATAATCTGCCTGACCATCGACGTAGTCGCCTGCGCCGCAAACAGCGCCTCTACGTTGAAGAGTGGGTGCACGTTTTGGGCGAGTTAAGGCCGGAGTTGGACGAGACGGAATTGCGCGCCGTTGTTCACGGCGCGATCGGTGCCATCCAATCGACGTTGCAATATCGCGATACGGGGATGCCTCCCGAGCGCGTCTCGGTGCTGCTCGCGCGGATGGGGCACGCTGTTCTCGGCGTTCCACCGTGCGAGTCGCACAGTGAGGATCGGGCAAGCCACGCGTTGCCGCAGCGCCGAGGTCGACGGTAG
- a CDS encoding enoyl-CoA hydratase/isomerase family protein: METVPRTRGRTTLDDPVIYDVVDGVAWLTINRPHSRNALSVAVRQGLWDGARRFNEDADARVLVLTGAGEKAFCAGGDLKEMAHQALAVPPLDFAPQFGRNIDIAKPTIAAVNGVAFAGGFLLAQQCDLIVAAEHALFAITEVKVGRGAPWAAPLSWLVPPRIALQMMLTGEPISAARAFEVGLVNEVVPAARLRDRAQKLGALIAGNAPLSVLAAKQTAYLSARHRLEEAYTLAEKIWEPVYHSADAQEGPRAFREKRAPVWRGR; encoded by the coding sequence ATGGAGACAGTGCCCAGAACACGCGGAAGGACTACCTTGGATGATCCGGTGATTTATGACGTCGTCGATGGGGTGGCCTGGCTGACTATCAACCGGCCCCACTCTCGCAATGCGCTCAGTGTCGCCGTGCGCCAAGGATTATGGGATGGCGCACGTCGGTTCAATGAGGACGCTGACGCGCGCGTACTCGTTTTGACCGGCGCGGGTGAAAAGGCATTCTGCGCCGGCGGCGACCTTAAAGAGATGGCGCACCAGGCGCTGGCGGTTCCGCCACTGGACTTCGCCCCGCAGTTCGGCCGCAACATCGACATCGCTAAACCGACCATCGCGGCGGTCAACGGTGTTGCATTCGCCGGCGGGTTCCTGCTCGCACAGCAGTGTGACCTGATCGTCGCCGCCGAGCATGCCCTGTTCGCGATCACCGAAGTCAAAGTCGGCCGTGGAGCTCCCTGGGCCGCTCCTCTTTCGTGGCTCGTTCCACCGAGAATCGCTCTGCAGATGATGCTCACCGGCGAACCGATCAGCGCGGCCCGGGCGTTCGAAGTGGGTCTTGTTAACGAGGTGGTGCCCGCCGCTCGGCTTAGGGATCGAGCCCAGAAGCTGGGCGCTCTAATCGCTGGAAATGCTCCGCTGTCGGTGCTGGCCGCTAAACAGACTGCGTATCTATCGGCGCGACATCGCCTTGAGGAGGCATACACGCTGGCTGAGAAGATCTGGGAACCCGTGTACCACTCCGCGGACGCGCAGGAGGGCCCACGCGCATTCCGGGAGAAACGGGCACCTGTATGGCGGGGACGCTGA
- a CDS encoding acyl-CoA dehydrogenase family protein, with amino-acid sequence MTDIEATTKHIAGTEGCAVPNDPWTTPERLALSQLARSFVAREITPKVTDWEEAGEIPRELHRKAADVGLLGVGFPENVGGSGGDAIDSALVTEAILACGGSTGVCAALFTHGIALPHIAANGSDALIDHYVRPTLAGDMIGSLAVTEPGAGSDVANLRTRAVRDGDTYVVNGAKTFITSGVRADFVTTAVRTGGPGYGGVSLLVIDKGTPGFKVDRRLDKMGWRCSDTAELSFFDVRVPAANLVGAENGGFLQIMQQFQSERLGIAVQAYATAERALKLAKGWARERQTFGKPLTARQVIRHKLAEMARQVDVARAYTRAVMQRWLAGEDVVTEVSMAKNTAVYACDYVVNEAVQIFGGMGYMRESEVERHYRDCRILGIGGGTNEIMNEIIAKRIGL; translated from the coding sequence ATGACGGATATCGAAGCAACCACCAAACACATAGCCGGGACGGAAGGCTGCGCTGTGCCCAACGATCCGTGGACCACGCCGGAGCGGCTAGCACTGAGCCAGTTGGCGCGATCTTTCGTCGCTCGCGAGATAACACCGAAAGTGACGGATTGGGAGGAGGCAGGTGAAATCCCGCGCGAGCTGCACCGTAAGGCTGCCGATGTGGGACTTCTCGGGGTTGGATTCCCCGAGAACGTGGGAGGCAGCGGCGGCGACGCGATCGATTCGGCGTTGGTAACCGAGGCAATTCTGGCGTGCGGTGGGTCTACCGGCGTGTGCGCCGCGTTGTTCACCCACGGCATCGCGCTTCCGCACATCGCCGCGAATGGATCGGATGCCCTGATCGACCACTACGTTCGCCCCACCCTGGCCGGAGATATGATCGGCTCGCTGGCAGTCACCGAGCCCGGAGCGGGCTCAGATGTGGCGAACCTACGCACACGAGCAGTCCGCGATGGTGACACGTACGTGGTCAACGGTGCTAAGACCTTCATCACGAGCGGTGTCCGCGCCGACTTCGTGACTACCGCGGTGCGTACCGGGGGACCCGGGTACGGCGGAGTTTCGTTGCTGGTTATCGACAAGGGCACACCGGGGTTCAAGGTTGACCGCCGGCTGGACAAGATGGGATGGCGTTGCAGCGATACCGCAGAACTCTCGTTCTTTGACGTTCGCGTTCCCGCTGCGAACCTGGTGGGGGCAGAGAACGGCGGATTCTTGCAGATCATGCAGCAGTTTCAGTCGGAACGACTCGGCATTGCCGTGCAGGCATACGCGACGGCGGAGCGCGCGCTCAAATTAGCCAAGGGTTGGGCGCGCGAACGCCAGACTTTCGGGAAACCTCTGACGGCTCGTCAAGTGATCCGCCATAAGCTCGCGGAAATGGCCAGGCAGGTCGACGTCGCGCGCGCCTACACCCGCGCCGTGATGCAACGGTGGCTGGCCGGGGAGGATGTAGTCACTGAGGTGTCGATGGCCAAGAACACCGCCGTATACGCGTGCGATTATGTGGTGAATGAGGCGGTTCAAATCTTTGGTGGGATGGGTTATATGCGCGAGTCCGAAGTCGAACGGCATTACCGAGATTGCCGCATTCTCGGAATAGGCGGTGGCACCAACGAGATCATGAACGAGATCATCGCCAAGCGCATCGGCTTATAG
- a CDS encoding acyl-CoA synthetase, which yields MYLTQGLHRALQQHPDRLATIDADRTRTYAQSAQRIAKLASALRTIGVNRGDRVGMLALNSDRYHEYLLAVPWADAVLNPINIRWSPPEIAYALRDSQTDVLFVDDAFSPAVPALRASYPDLRAVVHCGNAPTPEGMFCYEELIAGGEVGDDVRRSGDQLAGVFYTGGTTGLPKGVMLSHANLMTSVLGMLSVGSFLSSEARLLHVAPLFHLADLAAWAGQTTLGGTHVMLSTFEPSAILQTIERHQVTDVLLVPTMLQMVVDHPAVRDYDLSSLRNVMYGASPISEAVLSRAMKTVRSARFMQGYGMTELSPLATVLRPEDHEHPDLLRSAGRAAPCAEVKIVDADDKEVPPGNTGEIVVRGGNVMLGYWNKPDETAAALRNGWMHTGDAGYMDERGYVFVVDRIKDMIISGGENVYSTEVENVLSRHPEVAACAVIGVADENWGERVHAVVVLTENSSVTAEELRDFCKTQIAGYKAPRTASFVDALPLSGAGKVLKRELRKQFRQECTSTSRGR from the coding sequence ATGTACCTCACGCAGGGCTTGCACAGAGCACTGCAACAACACCCGGACCGCCTCGCCACCATCGACGCGGATCGAACACGGACCTATGCGCAGTCCGCACAACGAATCGCGAAGTTGGCGAGCGCATTACGGACGATTGGCGTTAACCGCGGGGATCGCGTCGGCATGCTGGCGCTCAACTCCGACCGTTACCATGAGTACCTGCTGGCGGTGCCGTGGGCGGACGCGGTATTAAACCCGATCAATATCCGCTGGAGCCCTCCGGAGATTGCCTACGCCCTGCGCGACTCCCAAACCGATGTCTTATTTGTCGATGACGCCTTCAGTCCAGCAGTCCCCGCACTTCGCGCGTCATATCCTGACCTGCGCGCAGTCGTTCATTGCGGAAACGCCCCGACCCCGGAGGGAATGTTCTGCTATGAGGAACTCATAGCCGGCGGCGAAGTCGGTGATGACGTGCGGCGCAGCGGCGATCAACTGGCCGGTGTGTTCTACACCGGTGGCACCACGGGTCTACCCAAGGGCGTCATGCTTAGCCACGCGAACCTGATGACCTCCGTGCTGGGAATGCTCAGCGTGGGAAGCTTTCTGAGTTCGGAGGCTCGACTGCTTCATGTTGCGCCGTTGTTCCATCTCGCGGACTTGGCCGCCTGGGCGGGGCAAACCACCCTGGGTGGCACACATGTGATGCTCTCGACTTTCGAGCCCAGTGCCATTCTCCAGACCATCGAACGCCACCAGGTCACCGACGTCCTTTTAGTGCCGACCATGCTGCAGATGGTCGTCGACCATCCCGCCGTCAGGGATTACGACCTCTCCAGCCTCAGAAACGTGATGTACGGGGCATCGCCGATTTCCGAGGCGGTCCTGTCGCGCGCGATGAAGACCGTGCGGTCGGCGCGATTCATGCAGGGTTATGGCATGACAGAACTGTCCCCCCTAGCCACAGTCCTGCGTCCTGAGGACCACGAGCATCCGGACCTATTGCGTTCAGCCGGCCGCGCCGCGCCCTGCGCCGAGGTCAAAATCGTCGATGCTGACGATAAGGAAGTGCCGCCGGGCAATACCGGCGAAATCGTCGTGCGTGGCGGCAACGTGATGTTGGGCTACTGGAATAAACCAGACGAGACAGCGGCCGCGCTGCGCAATGGGTGGATGCACACCGGTGACGCCGGTTACATGGACGAGCGGGGTTATGTGTTCGTCGTCGACCGCATCAAAGACATGATTATCTCGGGTGGCGAGAATGTCTACTCGACGGAAGTCGAGAATGTTCTGTCCAGGCACCCGGAGGTGGCGGCGTGCGCGGTCATCGGAGTTGCCGATGAAAATTGGGGCGAGCGCGTTCATGCGGTCGTCGTCTTGACCGAAAACTCCTCGGTGACAGCCGAAGAGCTCAGAGACTTCTGTAAGACTCAGATCGCGGGATACAAGGCGCCCCGTACAGCCTCGTTCGTTGATGCGCTCCCTCTCTCAGGTGCTGGCAAGGTGCTCAAACGCGAACTGCGAAAACAGTTCCGGCAAGAGTGCACAAGCACTAGCCGGGGTCGATAG
- a CDS encoding cytochrome P450: MTVSASAPKSSVERRSARSYDSADLSSTAFWAGTAADREKTYAELRRRAPISWHPRVEHTMIDDEDDQGFWAVVTHPLLVEATRRHDDFLSGQGIVMESIPQELLDTAQGFIAMDPPRHTKIRRLLASAFTPKQMRLTSHQIEANAKRVVDGLAPQGEADFVDQCAALLPMHNIFDMMGVPDSMRRDIAWESRYAGGWSDPEVMGEDPVIPRLFQAMGFLGDGAREIIAARRRQPEDDLMTNLVQAEVDGEQLTDDEIVSFFILLTIAGNDTTRQSTSHAMKALTDFPDQRAWLMEDFDGRIKGAVEEFVRWATPIMTFRRTAARDCELGGQQITEGDKIILFYSSANWDTTVFTNPEKFDLSRDPNPHVSFGGGGIHHCLGNQLARQQLAALFRELLHRLPDIEVCGPPSYTVSTFFHGVNHLPVRFTPNA, from the coding sequence ATGACTGTCAGCGCTTCCGCTCCGAAGTCGTCGGTGGAGCGTCGTTCAGCACGTTCGTATGATTCTGCCGACCTGTCCTCGACTGCCTTTTGGGCTGGCACCGCCGCTGACCGTGAGAAGACCTACGCGGAGCTGCGCCGACGCGCCCCCATCAGCTGGCACCCGCGCGTCGAGCACACCATGATCGACGACGAGGACGACCAAGGCTTCTGGGCCGTGGTCACCCACCCGCTACTTGTCGAGGCGACCCGGCGACACGACGATTTCCTGTCTGGTCAAGGCATTGTGATGGAGTCGATCCCGCAGGAACTGCTCGACACCGCGCAAGGCTTCATCGCTATGGACCCGCCGCGGCATACCAAGATTCGACGATTGCTGGCATCCGCATTCACACCGAAGCAAATGCGGCTGACCAGTCACCAGATCGAGGCCAACGCGAAACGGGTCGTCGATGGCCTTGCCCCGCAAGGCGAGGCTGACTTCGTCGACCAGTGCGCCGCGTTGCTGCCGATGCACAACATCTTCGACATGATGGGCGTGCCGGACTCGATGCGCCGCGACATCGCGTGGGAGTCACGGTATGCCGGTGGGTGGAGCGACCCGGAGGTGATGGGCGAAGACCCGGTCATACCTCGCCTGTTCCAAGCGATGGGATTCTTGGGCGATGGCGCCCGCGAAATCATCGCCGCACGTCGCCGGCAGCCCGAAGATGACCTTATGACGAACCTCGTTCAAGCTGAAGTGGACGGCGAACAACTCACCGACGACGAGATCGTCTCGTTTTTCATACTTCTCACGATCGCCGGGAACGACACCACGCGCCAAAGCACCAGTCACGCGATGAAAGCATTGACGGACTTCCCAGACCAAAGAGCTTGGCTCATGGAGGATTTCGACGGACGGATCAAAGGGGCCGTGGAAGAATTCGTCCGGTGGGCCACACCAATCATGACATTTCGCCGGACGGCGGCTCGCGACTGCGAACTGGGCGGGCAGCAGATCACCGAGGGTGACAAGATCATACTTTTCTACAGCTCGGCCAACTGGGACACCACCGTGTTCACTAACCCGGAGAAGTTCGATCTGTCGCGCGACCCTAACCCGCACGTGAGCTTCGGAGGCGGGGGAATCCATCACTGCCTCGGCAACCAGCTGGCCAGGCAGCAACTCGCTGCGCTCTTCAGAGAACTGCTGCACCGCCTGCCTGATATTGAAGTCTGCGGGCCACCCAGCTACACCGTCAGCACGTTCTTCCACGGCGTGAATCACCTTCCCGTCCGCTTCACCCCGAACGCGTAA
- a CDS encoding transposase, with translation MPRISTKPSSRSKRSRSTTAPNTPKRSPKIVDDAEVFLEFYRYPAEHWIHLRTTNPIESTFATVRLRTKVTKGPGSRAAWLAMAYKLIEAAQARWRAVNAPHLVALVRASAVFHKGKPLERPIDITPEPSAAEPQTVGSQVA, from the coding sequence ATGCCGAGGATATCGACAAAGCCCAGCTCGCGATCAAAGCGTTCGAGATCGACTACGGCGCCAAATACCCCAAAGCGGTCGCCCAAGATCGTCGACGACGCCGAGGTGTTTTTGGAGTTCTACCGGTATCCCGCCGAGCATTGGATCCACCTTCGCACCACAAATCCGATCGAAAGTACCTTTGCGACAGTACGTTTGAGGACCAAAGTCACCAAAGGGCCGGGCTCCCGCGCGGCCTGGCTGGCGATGGCCTACAAGCTAATCGAGGCCGCCCAGGCCCGCTGGCGCGCGGTCAACGCACCACACTTGGTCGCCCTCGTCCGTGCCAGCGCCGTCTTCCACAAGGGCAAGCCGCTCGAACGGCCTATCGACATCACACCCGAACCGTCGGCAGCTGAGCCTCAAACCGTCGGATCGCAGGTCGCCTGA